CTCTTTGGCGGGCGCATCGAGCCCCGCGACCACGTCGCGCAAGAACTCGGGGTGGGCACGAAACGCTCGCCCCGCAAGCGTGGGGGATGGCGGCATCTTTCGAATCCTTCCCTTAGGCGTTTGGTGGGGAACGGCTGGCAACAAATTCGAGGGGGGGCAACCCATGCTAGCAAAGTGCATGCCAACGGCGGCAATCGATTCGTCGTCGGTTCGATTTTCAGTGCGGTGCCGGCGATCGCCGTCTTCGCTTGGAGCGATGCGATTGAGCCCCCTGCGCTCGGCTTTCAGCCACGACGGCGAAGCGGCCGCTCTATGTTCGGCCGTCGCTTGTGGCTAGAATTTGGGTCTGACTTTGCGGCAATGGAACCGCGGCAACGGATTGCGGAGGAGCGACCATGGAATGGGGTTGGCCGGACATCGCCCTGCTTTTCGCCGCGGCGTATATCGCGGTGACGACGCTCGTCCGGCTCATGACACGGCGGCGAAATAAGTTGCTCGACGATCTGAGCGGCGACGTGCAGCAGCACAAACGCAAAGCCGGCTAAGGGATCGGCAACACCGCAGGCCTTCGGTCCGCGCGGATCAAAAGTGCCGTTGCCGAAGGTCCCTCTTTCCCTTGCGGGAGCGGGGCGGGGTGAGGGGTTCGAAAAACGGGAGTTATCCTTCGGCCGCTAAAATGTTCGCATGACCAAAAAACTCTATATCGAAACCGTCGGCTGCCAGATGAACGTGCTCGATAGCGAACTCGTCGTGGCGGCGCTGCGCAAAGACGGTTACGAATTGGTCGATCATCCCTCAAGGGCCGACGCCATCCTGTTCAACACGTGCAGCGTCCGCCAACACGCGGAAGATAAAATCTATAGCGCGCTCGGCCGGCTGCGTAATGCCAAGCAGCAGCATCCCGAGCGAATCATCGGCGTGCTTGGATGCATGGCCCAGAAAGATCAACGATTGATCTTCGAGCGGGCTCCGTTTGTCGATCTCGTGGTTGGGCCCGGGCAACTGCACCAGATTCCGCGATTGCTGGCCGAGATCTCCGCCGGCAGCGGGCCGCGAATAGAAGTCAGCCTCGACCGCAAGACCGGCAATCGCGACGAAATCGAGCGCAGCTTCGAAAGTTACGATCCCGATCGCGATCCGGCGATGCGCCCGTCGCCGTATCAGGCGTTTGTCCGCATCCAGATCGGTTGCGATAAATTTTGCACCTACTGCATCGTTCCCACGGTTCGCGGACCGGAACAGGGGCGCGATCCGCGGCACATCTTGGCCGAGGCCCAAAAATTGGCCGACGAAGGTTGCCGCGAAATCACCCTGCTTGGGCAAACCGTAAACAGCTACCGCCACACCGACGGCGGCCGCACCACGCGACTGGCCGAATTGCTCTACCAACTGCACGACATTCCGGGTCTCGCTCGGTTGAAATTCGTCACGAATTATCCGAAGGACATGACCGACGATCTGCTGGCCGCGGTGCGCGATTTGCCGAAGTGCTCGCCCTATTTGCACGTGCCGGCGCAGAGCGGCTCGAACAGCGTGCTGCGGCGAATGAAGCGTGGCTACACGGTCGAAGAATATCGCGAAATGCTCGCTCGCGTTCGGGCGACCGTGCCAGGCTCGGCGGTCACCAGCGATTTTATCGTCGGCTTCTGCGGCGAAACGGAGGCCGATTTCGAGCAAACGGTCGAATTGGTCCGTGAGTCGCGATTCAAGAACAGCTTCGTATTCAAATACAGCCCGCGCCCCGGCACGAAAGGGGCCGACTTATATGCCGATGATGTTCCGGAAGACGTGAAGCGCCGGCGGAACAACGATCTCCTCGCCCTCCAAGACCGGATCAGCGAAGAAGACAATTCCGCGCTGATCGGCCGCGAAGTGGAAGTCTTGGTCGAAGGGCCCAGCAAGCTGAGCCGAAAACAGGCCCGGCTGGCGGCAGATCGCTCGACCGGGAGCGCGGCGGCAGAAGGACTGCAAACGATTTCGGAAAGCGGGCTGGCGCCGGCTCCGTTGCAATTGACCGGCCGCACCCGCTGCGACCGGATCGTCGTGTTCGACGGCAATCCCCGGC
This DNA window, taken from Pirellulales bacterium, encodes the following:
- the miaB gene encoding tRNA (N6-isopentenyl adenosine(37)-C2)-methylthiotransferase MiaB, with amino-acid sequence MTKKLYIETVGCQMNVLDSELVVAALRKDGYELVDHPSRADAILFNTCSVRQHAEDKIYSALGRLRNAKQQHPERIIGVLGCMAQKDQRLIFERAPFVDLVVGPGQLHQIPRLLAEISAGSGPRIEVSLDRKTGNRDEIERSFESYDPDRDPAMRPSPYQAFVRIQIGCDKFCTYCIVPTVRGPEQGRDPRHILAEAQKLADEGCREITLLGQTVNSYRHTDGGRTTRLAELLYQLHDIPGLARLKFVTNYPKDMTDDLLAAVRDLPKCSPYLHVPAQSGSNSVLRRMKRGYTVEEYREMLARVRATVPGSAVTSDFIVGFCGETEADFEQTVELVRESRFKNSFVFKYSPRPGTKGADLYADDVPEDVKRRRNNDLLALQDRISEEDNSALIGREVEVLVEGPSKLSRKQARLAADRSTGSAAAEGLQTISESGLAPAPLQLTGRTRCDRIVVFDGNPRQIGQLLKVAVYDADAFTLFAAVVTHHLGPEVYQLA